The window GGCGGAGGCGGCAGCGTGCCTCTGCACCGCCATCAAGCTCAGGGTGCTCAACCTCGATATCTACATCCCCTTGGCTCTCCAGTTGCTGGTTACCTGCGGCAAGGATCCTGCCCCCGGTTACCTCTGCCCTCTCAACTGAAAGCTTACGGTGTAATTCCCAAGATTATGGCAAGAATTTTCATGGTTTAGAAGATTGATTAATTAGGTGCTGCTGGTTCTTGTTGTATTAGCTCGTGAACAATTCTTGTTTCCTGTTTTTTCTAGGTACGTAGAGCACTCCATTACCTGTGTCATCTGAGTGCTCTTGCATCTGACGATGAATGGATTATGCGGTGTGGCAGACGCATTTTAGCTCGATTCCACTGTGTTTTCTTCTGCAAGTGAAAGATCTTATTTATCAAGCAAACTTTCCTCTTGCAGCATGTCTGATCTACAGTCATGTTGGATTTGATTAAAACAAGCTAAAATGTGTTAATCCTGTATTTTCGTCAGAGTTACTTCTGTCTTAGATAGTATCTGTTTTGGTTTCAGTATTTTTACATCTGATAGATCCTGCAAATCGAGCTAAAAATATTCCAAACTCTCAATTTCACTTTATTCATTTCCCTCCATACATGAAAGTGTCTATTTAATAACTGACTTAACCAAAAGTCCAAACTCCGGCCTTCGCTTTACATTCTTGATACATCAAAAGCAACCGCCAGCAAGTCCCATTTTGACTTTAACCGTTGACTATGACGCCTCCTGTATTCACAATTTTGAAGTCTATAGAACAAATATAATTTAGACATATTATTAGTAATATTATGAACGTACCGTTGGGGTGGATGACTTGTCCAGTGATGTAGGCAGCATCCGGCGTCGACGCGAGGAAGACATACGACGGCGCAACCTCGATCGGCTGCGCCGCTCGGCCCATCGGCACTCCCTTCCCGAAGTtggccacctcctcctccttcatGGACGAGGGTATGAGCGGCGTCCATATCGGACCCGGTGCCACTCCGTTCACCCGAATCCCCTTCTCCGCAAGGTGCAGCGCCAGCGCGCGGGTGAACGCCACGATCGCGCCCTTCGTCGCCGTGTAGTCCAGCAGCTGCTTGTGTCCCTTGTACGCGTTCACTGACGTCGTGTTGATGATACAGCTACCTTCCTTCATGTGTTTCAACGCGAACCTTGATTCGCCAAATCAAGAACAATAATTGATCAGCCcaaatcaaattattaattagGCCGCATGATTGATCATAGTCGGCGAGGGCTAACTTTGTGACGAGGAAGAAAGATATGATGTTGGTGCGGAACATCCGATCGAGCTGCTCCTCGGTGATCTCCGTGATGCAGGGGCGCTCGTACTGCTCCGCGGCGTTGTTGACCAGGATGTCGATGCGGCCGTAGGCGTTGACCACTTCCTCCACCACCTTTCGGCAGTTTTCCTCGTAGCCGAGGTCGGCCGGCACAGCGATTGGATCCTTGGCGCCGTCCCTCTTGCTCTTCCGCAGCAACTCCAGCGTGTCGTTCGCGTCCTTGTCCTCCTCCGACTTCAGGTACGTGAACGCCACCGTGGCGCCCTCCTGCACGAAGCAGTGGCACACCGCACGTCCGATGCCGGAGTCGCCTCCGGTTACCAGCGCCACCTTCCCCTGCGAGTCGCATCAGTATTGATGCACCAACAATTACAAAATAATAATTCGTATAATTTTTAGAGAGGGAGATGGAGTCCGAGAGAACTTGAAGCTTGTTAGCGGGTTTGTAGTCGTCGCTGGTGGCCTGAGGAAGGGGATCCATGATATGCTCCTTTCCGGGTTGTTTGTCTTGCTTCTGAGCGGGGAAGGTGAAGGTCTGACCTCCGGAGGCCATTCTGGAAAACAGAGAAGGAGTGGCCGGCGGCGATGAGAAGGGTGGTCTGGCTTTCAGGTACTGTACGGAGGAGAAGTGGAGCAGAAGCTTGAGAGGGGAGCGTGAGGAGAATGAGATCGTAGCCCTGAGCGGGAAGGGCATATACAAGAGAGAAGAACATGGGAGTGATCGAGAGAGTGGAGGTTTGCTATGTAAAGGGAAGGGAGATTGAGAGGTGGATGCCAAGTGTTATGTGAGGGAGACGTGGCGGGATGCTACGTTTACGTGGCAATTTATCAAATTCGCGAAGCAGCCACGCGTCAACTGTTCTCGAGTCAAGTCAAAGTGACCGTGGCTAGATCAGAGATGTTAACAATATTTTCCAAATTAATTGACACAATTTATTTTActaagtatattttttttaaaaaaaaaaaatcgtggtGTGTTGTATGTGTACTGTGTTGCCTTATAATAAAGGCCGAAGAGGCGAAGACTAGAGGCCGCCTGGCCCGCCTCATGTTTTGCACATACACCCTCTTTAAAATTTGAATTCGCAAATTACCGTCCGTCggattttgttttttctttgtGCAAGATCGAGAAAAAAAATGTGAATCTGGAGGAAGGAGCGAACTCCAATCGCCATTGGAAATTCTAGGCGAGAGCTAGCGGAGTCGCGATCTGAGAATCATGGCGGTCGCAGCCTCGCCGGCCGGCGACTGGGACGAGCTGCGGAGAGAAGCACGGCGGATCGAAGGCGACCTCGACGTCCGCCTCTCCTCTTACGCTAAACTCGGAGGTGGAATTGAACACCCCCCTTCTTGCTCTTCTATTCCCTTTCCTCTTGTTGGTTTTTATTACTGTTGTCATCGGTCGTAGGTTATTCGGATCCGAAGAGCCCTGCGAGCGATTCGCAGTGGAAGTCGATGGAGATGGAAATCGAGACTCTGCTGGCGAGGCTGACGGACGTCAACGAGGCGATGAGCAGGTGCGCCGCTGCCGCCTCGTCGACGACTTCTGTGGCCCAAAAGCTCACCAGGCACAGAGACATCCTTCACGAGTTTGCCCAGGTCGGATTCTATGTTATAGAGCTCTAATTACTCTTGTTCCTTCTTGGATTCCTTGCTTATTAATATAAATCGAACTTTCTAAGAAATGTACCTCCCTTCTCCCCCTTGTTTGTGAGTAGTGTActagaagaaaaaaaagataaaCAAACCCAATGATTTTTCCTGGGAGCGAGGATAGATATGCATTTATTCCTTTACAAGAAAAATGGTCAACATGGGAGTGTAGCTAACTATCATGGCATGCGCGCCATAGGGAAGTTGCAAACAAGAAAAGTTCTATGTTTGGCTTAATACATAATGGCACTCaaagcaaataagaaaagttcTATGTTTAGCTTAAGCAATGTTGTATGTTGGAAATAAGAAAAAGGATCAACATGGGAATGTAGCTAACTATCACGGCACTTAATACATGAAAATTATGTAGAATCCCTTTTCTAGTAAGACATTGACTCTGTATGAGAAATACTTGGATGACTGGATTCTCATTTGTTCAGCTTAAAATCTAATGCTTGTGGATTTCTTTGAGAAAGTTGCTCAGTCAGTGACTTTAATGTACTTTCttataatcattatttttatttatttaatctgCTTTCCATGGAAATCATGCTATCACATTGAAATATTAGTGTCTAAGAATAATTTTGTCTCAAAATGAAATTTGATATTTGTATAGAATATGAATCTTGTACAAGAATATACATTATTACTGACCAGAACGGTAACTGTCCTTCAGTCAGTTTCGTCAGTCCAAAAGGATTAAAGTTTGCACTGAACTTCACATATGACTTTTTGCATTAACAGGAGTTCAAGCGAACAAGGAGTAACATACTGTCAAAAAGGGAGCATGCTGAGCTACTTACATCAGTTCGCAATGATATAAGTGAATACAAGGTTTCCTTCTAGTTTAAACTAACTGGATTCATGATTCTACTTGTGCTCTTAGCTAACCAATCAGTTTAATGAGCAGGCTGCAAGCAGCACACAATCAGCACCAAGTTTACTGAGAGAGCGTGCTGCTATACATGGAAGTATTTCTCACGTAAGTGATTTTATGTGATATTCAAAATGGTAGTAGCAAAAACGTGTTAAATGCTTGTATCCATTTTCTGTATTGGTGTCGTAAGTATTCAAAATGTTGTTCTTCATTTTTAGATTGATGAGGTGACCAATCAAGCGGAGGCAATAAGGGGTGTATTGGCAACTCAAAGAAGTACTTTCAGTGATATTcaaggaaaagtaaaacaatTGAGTGACAGATTCCCCATGATCCGCAATATACTAGGTCTTTCTCTTCTCTCAACCActttatatatatacatttagctaaatttgaagaACACTTTGAACTATTATGCTTGTTCTGGAAATGACCAATATGGTTAAGAATTACGCAACACCACAACACATAAATATGCAGTAAGTGGTACTGATttccaatatatttttttattatcccGACACTATATGGGCTATAAATTATAGAAAACTCTATGCTAAAATAATAATTTGTGTACATCAGCTGATAAAACTACATTATTCAAGAACTAGATAAAATTATATGTAAAATGAGATCTTTTAGATTTTAATTGATTACAAACCTAAATTAATGGGATTAAGCACATAGATGTCAGGTAAGATTGTATTGTATGTATGTATTGTCATCAATATCAATCTTTTGTATTCTATTTATGACTTTAGGAGAATTCTGAATATAGGATATTGCAGATGATGAGATGAAAGATTTCATGTTTTAAATTCTTGACAATTTAGTGCCGATCCAAAAACAAATTATTTTGTGTTAGATAATTGCAAAATATTAAATGGAACTTACACAAACCTAGTATTTGATTCTTAATTCTAAAATGGATAATTTGCCTTTACATCAGAtttacaagttaaaccaaaagaaCGAAATATCCCTGACCACTTCTTTTTTCTTAATCATGAGCTATTTgaatatctattctttatttGTTTGTCTCTTATTTATCATCCATTCATTCGACTTGTTTCTTTTTTTAGTTTTAGTACTAAAGAATAAATTCGTGAAAGATATATGACTTAGTTTACTTGGGTGTAAAAATAGGAGGGAGGAGTGTGAACAAATCACGTAGGTATCATGGATTGCTTGCATACATTCCTGTGTTACTTTTCCTCTTCCCCCATTTCCCTTCCTAGTTATCTATTTAAGCAAACCAAGCCTAAGTGTGATACGTAGGCATTGATTACTAATTTTTCTTTAGACGAGTTAATGATATTTCTGTTCATCTTATGTTTTTCAGGAATGATAAAGAGGAAGAAATCCAAAGACACCATAATTCTCTCCGCTGTTATT is drawn from Zingiber officinale cultivar Zhangliang chromosome 1B, Zo_v1.1, whole genome shotgun sequence and contains these coding sequences:
- the LOC121996757 gene encoding NADPH-dependent aldehyde reductase 1, chloroplastic-like; this translates as MASGGQTFTFPAQKQDKQPGKEHIMDPLPQATSDDYKPANKLQGKVALVTGGDSGIGRAVCHCFVQEGATVAFTYLKSEEDKDANDTLELLRKSKRDGAKDPIAVPADLGYEENCRKVVEEVVNAYGRIDILVNNAAEQYERPCITEITEEQLDRMFRTNIISFFLVTKFALKHMKEGSCIINTTSVNAYKGHKQLLDYTATKGAIVAFTRALALHLAEKGIRVNGVAPGPIWTPLIPSSMKEEEVANFGKGVPMGRAAQPIEVAPSYVFLASTPDAAYITGQVIHPNGGVIVNG
- the LOC121977785 gene encoding Golgi SNAP receptor complex member 1-2-like, yielding MAVAASPAGDWDELRREARRIEGDLDVRLSSYAKLGGYSDPKSPASDSQWKSMEMEIETLLARLTDVNEAMSRCAAAASSTTSVAQKLTRHRDILHEFAQEFKRTRSNILSKREHAELLTSVRNDISEYKAASSTQSAPSLLRERAAIHGSISHIDEVTNQAEAIRGVLATQRSTFSDIQGKVKQLSDRFPMIRNILGMIKRKKSKDTIILSAVIAGCTLFLILYWFSK